A genomic stretch from Nerophis ophidion isolate RoL-2023_Sa linkage group LG14, RoL_Noph_v1.0, whole genome shotgun sequence includes:
- the selenot1a gene encoding thioredoxin reductase-like selenoprotein T1a: MATKWLRFSFLVFGVLSVCLAMSGDSGVKKMKMQFSTRPLLKFQICISUGYKRVFEEYTQALYQRYPDIRIEGENYLPIPVYRHISSFLSVFKLLVIVLIITGKDPFALFGVQAPGVWEWGQGNKIYACMMVFFLSNMIENQLMSTGAFEITLNDVPVWSKLDSGHLPSMQQLVQILDNEMKMNVHMYTNPHHNS, from the exons ATGGCGACGAAGTGGCTACGCTTCTCCTTCCTCGTCTTTGGAGTTTTATCGGTGTGTCTCGCCATGTCTGGTGACAGCGGTGTGAAGAAAATGAAAATGCAGTTTTCTACAAGGCCCTTACTGAAGTTTCAAATCTG CATCTCCTGAGGGTACAAGCGGGTGTTTGAGGAGTACACGCAGGCTTTATACCAGCGGTACCCAGACATCCGCATTGAAGGGGAGAACTACCTTCCTATACCCGTCTATCG GCATATTTCTTCCTTCCTGTCTGTCTTCAAATTGCTGGTGATTGTACTCATCATTACTGGGAAGGATCCATTCGCCCTCTTTGGTGTACAAGCTCCGGGCGTGTGGGAGTGGGGCCAGGGAAATAAG ATTTATGCATGCATGATGGTGTTCTTCCTCAGTAATATGATCGAAAACCAGTTGATGTCAACGGGGGCTTTTGAAATAACATTAAATG ATGTGCCAGTGTGGTCCAAACTGGACTCTGGTCACCTTCCCTCCATGCAGCAGCTGGTGCAGATCCTGGACAACGAGATGAAGATGAACGTCCACATGTACACAAATCCGCACCACAACTCATAA